Proteins encoded together in one Ferroglobus placidus DSM 10642 window:
- a CDS encoding glycosyltransferase family protein: MRIAILSRWNSACGVSLLAELVGREFAKKHEVVVFAPTVIRRVREDENFVIRCYSDVESEEKFFNPEPFLEKDYDVFVAQRIEWTPMEEILKIFPEIRRKAKTVYIVHERKPPTNPIFYKFDWDAVVCFDERYVRQWEKTKYGDKLKIIPYPTGHLVRGDKEKSRRKIGISDEKILLSYGWKPELHVLPAFPALKELSKEIDYKFLLLVDPESKFELKDEFVEIRRERPPLEELYEYLHAADVCLIHKEKSEVREGEVVVSSSVLMCLGALTPIVTSDTEFVSFLDREVIKYRTLEELKEILRGIFEGKLDVSETISAAEEYVKRNCPEVIASRYVELFEEL; the protein is encoded by the coding sequence ATGAGGATAGCGATTCTCTCAAGATGGAACTCAGCATGCGGAGTTTCGCTTTTGGCTGAGCTCGTAGGAAGGGAGTTCGCTAAGAAGCACGAAGTCGTCGTTTTCGCTCCAACGGTTATAAGAAGAGTGAGAGAGGATGAGAACTTCGTTATAAGGTGTTACAGCGATGTGGAAAGTGAGGAGAAATTCTTCAATCCCGAACCATTCCTTGAGAAAGATTACGACGTTTTCGTAGCTCAGAGAATCGAATGGACGCCGATGGAAGAAATTCTTAAAATTTTCCCCGAGATAAGAAGGAAGGCAAAAACAGTCTACATAGTCCACGAGAGAAAGCCGCCCACAAATCCGATCTTTTATAAATTTGACTGGGACGCCGTCGTTTGCTTCGATGAGAGGTACGTTAGGCAGTGGGAGAAGACGAAGTATGGGGATAAGCTAAAAATCATTCCTTATCCGACCGGACACCTCGTTAGAGGAGATAAAGAGAAGAGCAGGAGGAAGATTGGAATAAGCGATGAAAAAATTTTGCTCAGCTACGGCTGGAAACCCGAGCTTCACGTTCTTCCAGCTTTCCCCGCTTTGAAAGAGCTTAGCAAGGAAATCGATTACAAATTCTTACTCCTCGTCGATCCGGAATCGAAGTTCGAGTTGAAGGATGAATTCGTCGAAATCAGAAGGGAAAGACCTCCTTTAGAGGAACTCTACGAATACTTGCATGCGGCAGATGTCTGCTTGATTCACAAGGAGAAGAGTGAAGTGAGAGAAGGGGAAGTCGTCGTTTCGAGCTCGGTTTTAATGTGCCTCGGAGCTTTAACTCCGATAGTCACTTCCGACACGGAGTTCGTGTCTTTTTTGGACAGGGAAGTTATAAAGTACAGAACTCTGGAAGAACTGAAGGAAATACTCAGGGGAATTTTTGAAGGAAAGTTAGACGTTTCAGAAACGATTTCAGCGGCTGAAGAGTACGTGAAGAGAAACTGTCCGGAAGTAATAGCTTCGAGGTACGTGGAGCTTTTCGAGGAGCTTTAA
- the hjc gene encoding Holliday junction resolvase Hjc, protein MKRKGSRFERELLELFWNNGFAAVRVAGSGSSSHPSPDLIVGNGKTFYALEVKMRKELPLYIEGEKIRELVMFSNLFGAKPLVAFKLPRKKWKFFTVADLVETERGYKIDESNYHLGKDFEEVVGKYKQERL, encoded by the coding sequence ATGAAGAGGAAGGGCAGCAGATTCGAGCGAGAGCTTTTAGAACTTTTCTGGAATAACGGATTTGCCGCTGTGAGAGTTGCCGGAAGCGGTTCTTCTTCTCACCCCTCTCCGGATTTAATCGTAGGAAACGGGAAAACGTTTTACGCGCTCGAAGTTAAAATGAGAAAAGAGCTGCCGCTATACATAGAAGGCGAAAAAATCAGAGAGCTCGTGATGTTCTCAAACCTCTTCGGAGCTAAGCCTCTGGTAGCTTTCAAACTGCCGAGAAAGAAGTGGAAATTTTTTACAGTCGCCGACCTCGTAGAGACCGAAAGAGGTTACAAGATTGACGAAAGCAACTACCACTTGGGAAAGGATTTCGAAGAAGTTGTAGGGAAATACAAACAGGAAAGACTTTAA
- a CDS encoding type II toxin-antitoxin system VapC family toxin yields MEVDRGGKNKVKSAVLDTNVLIYVFTQKVDILDQLRELGFKKFLIPDKVFEELKNLSISLTGKEKRAAKLAIKLIESCKDCEIVESNAVGTDDALLQVAKKFKATLITNDKNLRRRANEEGVETGYLREMKFVEIEEI; encoded by the coding sequence ATGGAGGTTGATAGGGGCGGGAAGAATAAAGTGAAATCTGCTGTTTTAGACACCAACGTTCTGATTTACGTTTTCACCCAAAAAGTTGACATACTCGATCAGCTAAGAGAACTCGGATTTAAGAAATTTTTAATCCCCGATAAGGTCTTCGAGGAGTTGAAAAACCTCAGCATTTCTTTAACCGGAAAAGAGAAGAGAGCTGCTAAGCTTGCGATAAAGCTGATAGAAAGCTGTAAAGATTGCGAGATCGTTGAAAGCAATGCCGTTGGAACGGACGATGCTCTTTTGCAGGTAGCCAAGAAATTTAAAGCGACGCTAATAACCAACGACAAAAACTTGAGGAGGAGAGCGAACGAGGAAGGAGTGGAGACTGGCTATTTAAGAGAGATGAAGTTCGTGGAAATTGAGGAGATATGA